One Candidatus Angelobacter sp. genomic window carries:
- the thrC gene encoding threonine synthase, with the protein MEKNAGFMKALRCRECGREYPLIATHVCEFDFGPLEVAYDYDRAKRALTPPVIRSRPQTMWRYRELLPVAGEPTVGFEVGFTPLIKADRLARRLGVRELWVKNDTVNYPTLSFKDRVVSVALSRARELGFTTVACASTGNLANSVAANAAAAGLKAYVFIPADLEQGKVVNSLVYGADVIGIKGHYDEVNRLCAEIAGKYGWAFVNVNMRPYYAEGSKSMGFEIMEQLGWQIPQHTVVPMASGSLLTKIQKSYQEFTKLGLVSETKYSVHGAQATGCSPISVAQKAGLDFFKPVKPNTIAKSLAIGTPADGFYALKVMKDTGGSAEDVTDDEIREGIKSLAECEGIFSETAGGVTVGVAKKLIAAGKIQANDSVVLCITGNGLKTLDAVVGHVGRTREIKPSLREFEAMLASEEKVSA; encoded by the coding sequence ATGGAAAAGAACGCAGGTTTTATGAAGGCGCTCAGGTGCCGCGAGTGCGGACGCGAATACCCGCTGATCGCCACGCACGTGTGCGAATTTGACTTCGGACCGCTTGAGGTCGCTTACGACTATGATCGCGCGAAGAGGGCGTTGACGCCTCCGGTCATCCGGTCGCGCCCCCAAACGATGTGGCGCTATCGCGAACTGTTGCCGGTGGCGGGCGAGCCGACCGTCGGTTTCGAAGTCGGCTTCACGCCGCTCATCAAGGCGGACCGTCTCGCGCGGCGGCTCGGCGTGCGCGAGCTGTGGGTGAAAAATGACACCGTCAATTACCCGACGCTCTCGTTCAAAGACCGCGTCGTGAGCGTCGCTTTGAGTCGCGCCCGCGAGCTGGGATTCACGACCGTCGCCTGCGCCTCCACGGGCAACCTGGCAAACTCCGTGGCTGCCAACGCCGCCGCCGCCGGACTCAAGGCCTACGTCTTCATTCCCGCGGACCTGGAACAGGGCAAGGTGGTGAATTCGCTTGTTTACGGCGCTGATGTCATCGGTATCAAGGGCCACTACGATGAAGTGAACCGCCTGTGCGCGGAGATCGCCGGCAAATATGGCTGGGCCTTTGTGAACGTGAACATGCGGCCTTACTACGCCGAGGGCTCGAAGAGCATGGGCTTCGAAATCATGGAACAACTCGGCTGGCAAATCCCGCAGCACACTGTCGTTCCGATGGCGTCTGGCTCGTTGCTGACCAAGATCCAGAAGTCATATCAGGAATTCACCAAGCTCGGCCTCGTGAGCGAGACGAAGTATTCCGTGCACGGCGCGCAGGCGACCGGTTGCTCGCCGATCTCCGTCGCACAAAAAGCGGGGCTCGATTTTTTCAAGCCGGTCAAACCGAACACCATTGCCAAGTCGCTGGCCATTGGCACGCCGGCGGACGGTTTTTACGCGCTGAAAGTGATGAAGGATACGGGGGGCTCTGCCGAGGACGTCACGGATGACGAGATCCGCGAAGGCATCAAGTCGCTCGCGGAATGCGAAGGGATTTTTTCCGAAACCGCCGGCGGAGTCACGGTTGGTGTCGCGAAGAAACTGATTGCTGCGGGCAAGATTCAGGCGAATGATTCCGTCGTCCTTTGCATCACCGGCAACGGCCTGAAGACGCTCGACGCGGTCGTGGGCCACGTCGGCAGGACGCGCGAAATCAAGCCGAGCTTGCGCGAGTTCGAAGCGATGCTGGCGAGTGAGGAGAAGGTAAGCGCGTAA